From the Aspergillus puulaauensis MK2 DNA, chromosome 1, nearly complete sequence genome, the window AATTCTCAAGGTCGGCTCGAAtttgctgcttctccttttcgAGCTTAGCAAAACTTTGCTCCACATCCTTTGCCTTTTGTAGAGTGGCTTCTTCCCGCTTCCGTACCGCCCTGGATATGCTGCTAAGCTCCACCTCCTTACGCATCAGGCGAATGACGGGCGTATTAATCAGAGAAGCCGTATCGGGGCGGTGGTCGGGGTTGACGCGGAGACAGCTCGCGATAACATTCTTCAATTCTGAGGAATAGAAATCAGGCAGTGGGGCAAACTTGCCCTCGCGGATCTTCTGGATGAGCTGAATGTGCGTGCGCGCATTGAAAGGTGGCTCTCGCTGGCAAAGTTCGTACATGATACAGCCAACGGCCCAAATATCCGAACGCAATGTGTATTTCTCCGCCGCGCATATCTCCGGCGACATGTAGAACGGGGTTCCCACATAGGTTGAGGCAAAGTCGTGAGAGTGCATCAATTTGGACAGGCCAAAATCACCTAGCTTGACAGCGTTGTCTGACCCCAGGAAGATGTTTTCGGGCTTCAGGTCACGATGTAAAATGGTCATCTGAGCTTGTTTTCCTTTGAGGCCAGATGGTTTTGCAGCAGGTCCTAGCAAATTTGAGCCGACATCTGCCGGATCTGAACCGTAATGACAGCGGTATAGGGCGGTTACGAGCTGGGACAGGATGCGCCAGACAAAGTCCTCCTCAGCGTATTTGTTAGTTCGCTTCAGATTCTTGATGACCATGCTAAGGTCCCCGCCACCGCAGTACTCCATGTAAAGGTACAAGTCCTGACTTGCTTTGAGGTGCTCGCGGTGGTAGTAGGCAACGATGTTTGGGTGTCGAAGAGAGCTCAGGATGTTGAATTCGGCCGTCAACTgctccctctctttctgtGACATCTTGATGTAGTTGATTTCTTTACGGCAGAGTACCTAAGACGGGCTTCTTGTAAGTAATCTGGTAGCACAAGCGTTCACGGGTTGCCATACGAAGCCATCTGTTTTCCGCTTCACTTTGCGAATGATCCCGAAAGAACCGCAACCTAAACAGCGATCATTAGAACGACGGTTCCAACAACATCCTTCACAGATAATGACGGAAGCAATTACCAATTTTCTCCAGCACCTCATACTTGTCTGCCTCGGCGAGTGCGATTGCCATTGCGGCTGCTTAGGAGGAATCGAGTGTCGCTAGGTGGGATGTAGgtaattaaaaagaaaaataagaGAGGAATGGACAAGAGGGGGTCCTGGCTCATTTACGACTCGTTCCGGATGTGGTGATGCCTGTTATGTTAGTAGTTTCAGAGCTCGAATTGTGTCATGGAGAAGGTTGAAGCTTTCGAGAAGTCACGGTATGGAACGGCGTGGAGGGAAGCGAATGTTTAGAGCGGATCCTGTTGCTGAGCAACCGCGCGCTGCCACGGCCCTATCTACATCTAGCAGGCGGTGAGTCCCCGGGCGGTGTTAGCGGAGATCACCCGTTCATCCCTCCGGACCTTCAATAGCACATTTCTGCATCCCTTCTTGCACTTCCACTGCGGTCTTCAGGGACCCAATTATTGGTCTGGTACATCTGTACTTTACAATATAATGGATGCGATAGATTTGCCATCTTGTCCTTACCAAGGGATCCTCCAAGGATGATCCAAACAGGCCCACGTCAAATTGTCATGTGACCatgcttatcgataagcaaGCCCGCGATCGTCTGGTCCCGCATTTGTTCTTATCCAAGAGTCCTCCGCCACCATCGAGCAAGACGCAACTTCTTCACAATGGAAGAGAACACAGTTCTGCGCAAAGATCAATTGGAAATCAGCCTTCACAATGAGAAGAAGCTGATCAAGGAGGGCACTATTATCGACGACAACCCTCTCGACCTCAGCGAGCCGTTTCGGGAGCTCTGCGAGGCTTGTCGTAAGGGGGACCTTAAGGTTTGTCAAGAGAAAATCACTGAGGGGGTCAATATCAATGCACGGGATCATTATGATTACACCCCCTTGATTTTGGTTAGTGACTCCCGTGTTGTCGGTGCCGTCGACATTGGGTCAAGTGGTAACTGGTGAGCGTTTAGGCGAGTCTTTGTGGCCACTACGAGGTCGCCCAGCTACTCCTAGAGTCCGGTGCTCTATGTGAACGAGATACCTTCCAAGGTGAAAGGTGCTTTTAACCAATATTACTTTTGGTCCGGTTATGCCCAGTGTCCCCGCTAACTTAAGCCGTCTCTCAACAGATGCTTGTATAACGCATTGAACGACCGCATAAGGAACCTGCTGCTCGAATACGATTATTCAAAATCCACCgatcctctccagcctcttGCTGCCCATGCAGCTTCGCTTCTGGTGCGGGAACAGCCAAAAACGTCAGATATAGAAGTGGCTACTGGGGAAGAAACTCTATACTTGCACAAATTCATTCTGGCCGCTCGATCGCCATATTTCCATAAAAAATTACAAGATTCTCCCGAAACAACAACATGGAAGCTCCCCAGTACTATCCCACCACAAGCCTTTGGCACGGCGATCAAATACCTATACCTGGGAGAGCCTCCTCGGGATTTAAGAAGCGGCCCCGGGACAGGATTCACTGAATCTGAGGTCTTTGCTGGGATCGACAAGATTGCCAAATACTTGGAAATTAGCAGTCTGGTGGACAGCATAATCGACGCGGGTGATAGAAGGCTGGCACGCCAAAGGAGAACGACAGAGATTGCGCGGGGGCGAGACCAGCTCGAAGGATGGTTCCGAGGAAATGTTCTCAAGCATAAACTAGAGGTCGAGACGTCCAAGGTCGGTGATGTGAAATGGGATCATAACAACCCGATCTTTGCAGATGTGTTGCTGCAGGCCGACGAGCTCCCCGAGGACGACCTTGACTGTGAAACTACCGGTACTACTGGAGCTTCTGAAGCTGTTAGTCCTTCACAAAAGTCGGTTCTGTTTCCCTGTCATCGGGCAATGCTATTGCGATCCGAGTTCTTTCAGACCATGTTCAATTCACCCTTCCGCGAAGCCCACATGAAGGAACATTTGCACATCATTCCGGTCGATTGCTCACCAGACGTGCTGGAAATTATATTGACTTTTCTTTACACGGAAAGAGCAGATTTCCCACTTGATATTGCTGTTGAAGTGCTATTCGCGGCGGATATGCTCTTCATCGAGAAGCTCAAAACCAAGGCCGCCGTTCTGATTAGTACGCTCGGCAGTGGTAGCATGTCTCAAGCAGAAGCCGCGAGGACTAAGGGAGACGTGGACGACGATA encodes:
- a CDS encoding ankyrin repeat and BTB/POZ domain protein (COG:S;~EggNog:ENOG410PGYX;~InterPro:IPR036770,IPR002110,IPR000210,IPR011333, IPR020683;~PFAM:PF00023,PF00651,PF13637;~go_function: GO:0005515 - protein binding [Evidence IEA]), translated to MEENTVLRKDQLEISLHNEKKLIKEGTIIDDNPLDLSEPFRELCEACRKGDLKVCQEKITEGVNINARDHYDYTPLILASLCGHYEVAQLLLESGALCERDTFQGERCLYNALNDRIRNLLLEYDYSKSTDPLQPLAAHAASLLVREQPKTSDIEVATGEETLYLHKFILAARSPYFHKKLQDSPETTTWKLPSTIPPQAFGTAIKYLYLGEPPRDLRSGPGTGFTESEVFAGIDKIAKYLEISSLVDSIIDAGDRRLARQRRTTEIARGRDQLEGWFRGNVLKHKLEVETSKVGDVKWDHNNPIFADVLLQADELPEDDLDCETTGTTGASEAVSPSQKSVLFPCHRAMLLRSEFFQTMFNSPFREAHMKEHLHIIPVDCSPDVLEIILTFLYTERADFPLDIAVEVLFAADMLFIEKLKTKAAVLISTLGSGSMSQAEAARTKGDVDDDIDIYGIIRAGWMTRVQRLEEFTARYLAYRLEAYIDSPEFAELIQESASRIQGRQETDSIELLDDIRFYLNERFRLRFDDAGIEEMMEETAQPQAVDQKVGAEDIDKLASGVEEIHITSNGHPQADGERYPEPPALVAAPNGHSHGPVIRTLDGAIAEDEFSKDAINYQILMEKLDQILESLNLDA